One window of the Eucalyptus grandis isolate ANBG69807.140 chromosome 6, ASM1654582v1, whole genome shotgun sequence genome contains the following:
- the LOC104449230 gene encoding 1-aminocyclopropane-1-carboxylate synthase 3 has translation MCIDPGKWFIFAQLSLDLVESWLERNPEATEFTNGGTTFRDIALFQDYHGLPAFKNAASTNYINCNFTDQLGLFLLFLDLYFDLITANHRSGLTYKGSCLAVQALAGFMSRIRENKVSFDPDKLVLTAGTTSANEILMFCLAEPGDAFLVPTPYYPGFDRDLKWRTGVEIIPIHRSSSNGFKITESAMEEAFDHAQNQLNRTVKGLLITNPSNPLGTTMTRHELSQIIHFANAKNVHVISDEIYSGTVFDSPSFVSIVDLALQHENSHNGDDLSSRIHMVYSLSKDLGLPGFRAGAIYSNNEAVVSAATKMSSFGLVSSQTQHLLSSMLSDEKFVQKYLSENRTRIKTRKQMLVSGLKDLGIECLNSNAGLFCWVNMRKFLKSNTFEAEMELWRRLIYEVGWNVSPGSSFHCVEPGWFRMCFANMDERTLAVAMRRIGVFVDAMRAERIKGTKPQFGLRGRKKSACPCSVL, from the exons ATGTGTATTGATCCAGGGAAGTGGTTCATCTTTGCACAGCTCTCTCTGGATCTTGTGGAGTCATGGCTTGAGCGCAACCCAGAAGCAACTGAATTCACCAATGGAGGAACTACTTTTAGAGATATTGCACTCTTCCAAGATTATCACGGCCTTCCCGCTTTCAAGAAT GCAGCTTCTACCAATTATATAAATTGCAACTTTACCGATCAGCTTggccttttccttctctttctcgaTCTGTATTTTGATCTCATCACAGCTAATCACAGGAGCGGGCTGACTTATAAAGGCTCGTGTTTGGCTGTGCAGGCCCTGGCGGGTTTCATGTCGAGAATAAGAGAGAACAAGGTTTCATTCGATCCAGACAAGCTGGTTCTCACTGCGGGCACAACTTCGGCGAATGAGATTCTCATGTTTTGCCTTGCCGAACCTGGTGATGCTTTTCTTGTTCCGACCCCGTATTATCCTGG ATTCGACAGAGACCTCAAATGGCGAACCGGAGTTGAAATCATCCCCATACACCGCTCGAGCTCGAACGGCTTCAAGATCACCGAGTCCGCCATGGAAGAAGCTTTCGACCATGCCCAAAACCAGCTGAATCGAACGGTGAAAGGCCTCTTGATCACCAACCCTTCCAACCCGCTCGGCACCACGATGACCCGCCACGAGCTCAGCCAAATCATACACTTCGCGAACGCCAAAAACGTCCACGTCATCAGCGACGAGATCTACTCGGGAACCGTCTTCGACTCACCCAGCTTCGTCAGCATCGTCGATCTCGCCTTGCAGCATGAGAACTCGCACAACGGGGACGACCTGTCGAGCCGCATCCACATGGTCTACAGCCTCTCCAAGGATCTCGGCCTGCCCGGCTTCCGTGCTGGGGCGATCTACTCGAACAACGAGGCGGTCGTCTCGGCGGCGACCAAGATGTCAAGCTTCGGCCTCGTCTCATCGCAGACTCAACACCTTCTCTCAAGCATGCTGTCCGACGAGAAGTTCGTGCAGAAATATTTAAGCGAGAACAGGACGAGGATCAAGACCAGGAAGCAAATGCTCGTTTCCGGTTTGAAAGATTTAGGAATCGAGTGTCTGAATAGTAATGCCGGTTTATTTTGTTGGGTCAACATGAGGAAGTTTCTAAAGTCAAACACTTTCGAGGCCGAGATGGAGTTATGGAGGAGATTGATCTATGAGGTGGGGTGGAACGTCTCGCCCGGTTCGAGCTTTCACTGCGTTGAACCAGGTTGGTTCAGGATGTGCTTCGCCAACATGGACGAGAGGACACTGGCCGTAGCCATGCGACGTATCGGGGTCTTCGTTGACGCCATGCGTGCAGAGAGAATCAAGGGCACGAAACCTCAGTTTGGCCTGAGAGGGAGGAAAAAATCGGCTTGCCCTTGCTCTGTTCTCTGA